From Dasypus novemcinctus isolate mDasNov1 chromosome 8, mDasNov1.1.hap2, whole genome shotgun sequence, the proteins below share one genomic window:
- the LOC105745522 gene encoding olfactory receptor 1J1, which translates to MRWENQSSVSEFFLLGLTIWPEQQGVFFALFLGMYLTTVLGNLLIILLIRLDSHLHTPMYFFLSHLALTDVSFSSVTVPKMLLNMQTHHLSISYNGCISQTYFFILFADLDSFLITSMAYDRYVAICHPLHYTTIMSHSLCVMLVVGSWVIASACALLHTLLLALLSFCADHTIPHFFCDLAALLKLSCSDTSINQLTIFTAGLAAIMFPFLCILVSYGHIGVTILRVPSTKGICKALSTCGSHLSVVTLYYGAIIGLYFLPSSSNTNDKNIIASVLYVVVTPMLNPFIYSLRNKDMKGALRKLLSKKTYSSH; encoded by the coding sequence ATGAGGTGGGAGAACCAGAGCAGCGTGTCTGAATTCTTCCTCCTGGGACTCACCATCTGGCCAGAGCAGCAGGGCGTGTTCTTTGCcctcttcctgggcatgtacctcACCACGGTGCtggggaacctgctcatcatcctgctCATCAGGCTGGACTCTCACCTCCACACCCCTATGTACTTCTTCCTCAGCCACTTGGCCCTCACTGATGTCTCTTTCTCATCTGTCACTGTCCCCAAAATGTTGCTGAACATGCAGACACACCATCTATCTATCTCCTATAATGGGTGCATTTCACagacatattttttcatattatttgccGATTTGGACAGTTTCCTTATCACTTCAATGGCTTATGATAGgtatgtggccatctgtcaccctctCCATTATACCACTATCATGAGTCACAGTCTTTGTGTCATGCTGGTGGTAGGGTCCTGGGTCATTGCTTCTGCTTGTGCTCTTTTGCATACCCTCCTCCTGGCCCTACTGTCCTTCTGTGCTGACCACACTATTCCCCACTTCTTCTGTGACCTTGCTGCCCTGCTCAAGTTGTCCTGTTCAGACACCTCCATCAATCAATTGACAATCTTTACTGCAGGATTGGCAGCAATCATGTTTCCATTCTTATGCATTCTGGTTTCTTATGGCCATATTGGAGTCACCATCCTTCGGGTTCCCTCTACCAAGGGCATTTGCAAAGCCTTGTCCACTTGTGGATCCCACCTCTCAGTGGTGACTCTCTATTATGGGGCAATTATTGGTCTATATTTTCTTCCCTCATCCAGCAATACCAATGACAAGAACATAATTGCTTCTGTATTATATGTAGTGGTcactcccatgttgaacccctttataTATAGCCTGAGAAATAAAGACATGAAAGGAGCTTTGAGAAAACTCTTGAGTAAGAAAACATATTCTTCCCACTGA